One genomic segment of Amycolatopsis sp. Hca4 includes these proteins:
- a CDS encoding DUF3263 domain-containing protein — MDAAESMAEPQPSPPKPVPGLTEREVEILAFERQWWRHAGAKENAIRERFDLSATRYYQLLNKLLEKPEAIEADPMLVKRLRKTRAARQRKRGARRLGIELK, encoded by the coding sequence ATGGACGCCGCGGAGTCGATGGCTGAGCCGCAGCCGTCGCCGCCGAAGCCCGTGCCCGGCCTGACCGAACGCGAGGTCGAGATCCTCGCCTTCGAGCGCCAGTGGTGGCGGCACGCCGGGGCGAAGGAGAACGCCATCCGCGAACGCTTCGACCTGTCTGCGACGCGCTACTACCAGCTGCTCAACAAGCTGCTGGAGAAGCCGGAGGCGATCGAAGCCGACCCGATGCTGGTGAAGCGGCTGCGCAAGACCCGCGCCGCCCGCCAGCGCAAGCGAGGCGCCCGGCGACTGGGGATCGAGCTGAAATGA
- a CDS encoding LytR C-terminal domain-containing protein, producing MSVFSGMSRPMKAAGVALVGVAIIAAVIGGITALGGGDGSNEAGPSGTPTSPGSSSVPPSTSSSASSSSTSSSSASPSSPTPPSTSAPAPGQPTSAGPGQPGQPGGDQQASNKWVTVRVLNNSTIKGLADRAADDFRGSGWNVNEVGNYSQGIIPTTTAYYRPGTDEEAAAKQLAQEFGIKAEPRFEGIQAATPGVIVIVTKEYESGHKGS from the coding sequence ATGAGTGTGTTTTCCGGAATGTCCCGGCCGATGAAGGCCGCGGGCGTCGCACTGGTCGGCGTGGCGATCATCGCCGCCGTCATCGGCGGGATCACCGCGCTGGGCGGGGGTGACGGGTCGAACGAGGCCGGGCCGAGCGGCACGCCGACGTCGCCGGGCTCGTCCTCGGTGCCGCCGTCGACCTCGTCGTCGGCTTCCTCTTCGTCGACGTCTTCGTCCTCGGCGAGTCCGTCGTCGCCCACGCCGCCGTCGACCTCGGCTCCGGCACCCGGCCAGCCGACTTCGGCCGGCCCCGGTCAGCCCGGCCAGCCGGGTGGTGACCAGCAGGCGTCCAACAAGTGGGTGACCGTTCGGGTGCTGAACAACTCGACGATCAAGGGCCTGGCGGACCGGGCCGCGGACGACTTCCGCGGCAGCGGCTGGAACGTCAACGAGGTCGGCAACTACTCGCAGGGCATCATCCCGACGACGACGGCCTACTACCGCCCGGGCACCGACGAGGAAGCCGCGGCCAAGCAGCTCGCGCAGGAGTTCGGCATCAAGGCCGAGCCCCGCTTCGAAGGCATCCAGGCCGCGACCCCCGGCGTGATCGTCATCGTGACGAAGGAATACGAGTCGGGCCACAAGGGCAGCTGA
- a CDS encoding AAA family ATPase gives MSHPQITLTVRHTPSALDTRRGVVRLHPEVLDALGLRAWDAVHLTGARVSAALAAPADEAGVPGVVLTDDVTMSNLGVTEGSEVVVAPADVAAAKTVTVAGSRLASVSVSPHMLRLALIGKVLTVGDAVSLLPQDLAPTPGSDPAGLRGQLSRAIGATWTNELLTVTATEPAGTVAVGPSTVVTWRDGARPGTAEPAAPRTATALVRSSAVTAAEEWIDAEIVEDEVVATAEEPVVPLADLVGAESAARKLGEWFDLAFHRPELLARLGAPAHLGVLLSGPEGVGKATLVRSVAHEAEITVIPLAAPNLAVLDPNVAVARLREAIRDAEGPSVLLLTDVDALLPATTPPPVATVVLEELRTALKRERFAVVATTARAESADPRLRAADLLDRELGLALPDAKTRRELLNVLLRDVPLDAGIDCGVLAERTPGFVAADLIALRRDAALRAALRQRDADEPRISQQDLLDALATVRPVSLSTSDNLATGGLTLDDVGNMVDVKQSLTETVLWPLRYPDSFARLGVEPPRGVLLYGPPGGGKTFLVRALAGTGALNVFAVKGAELMDKWVGESERAVRELFRRAAEAAPALIFLDEIDALAPRRGQSSDSGVADRVVAALLTELDGVEPMREVVVLGATNRPELVDPALLRPGRLERRVYVPPPDAEARAAILAASSKNTPLADDVDLEAVASTLDGYSAADCAALIREAALTAMRESLEAREVTAAHLETARKTVRPSLDPAQLAALEAYAKTQTGD, from the coding sequence GTGAGCCACCCGCAGATCACGCTGACCGTCCGGCACACCCCGTCCGCGCTGGACACTCGCCGCGGCGTCGTCCGGCTGCATCCCGAAGTCCTCGACGCGCTGGGCCTGCGGGCCTGGGACGCCGTCCACCTCACCGGGGCGCGGGTCAGCGCCGCGCTCGCCGCGCCCGCCGACGAGGCCGGGGTGCCCGGGGTGGTGCTCACCGACGACGTCACCATGTCGAACCTCGGCGTCACCGAGGGCTCGGAGGTCGTCGTCGCGCCCGCGGACGTCGCGGCCGCCAAGACCGTGACCGTCGCCGGGTCGCGGCTGGCCAGCGTCTCGGTCAGCCCGCACATGCTGCGGCTCGCGCTGATCGGCAAGGTGCTCACCGTCGGCGACGCCGTTTCGCTCCTGCCGCAGGACCTCGCGCCGACGCCGGGTTCGGACCCGGCCGGCCTGCGCGGGCAGCTCTCGCGGGCCATCGGCGCGACCTGGACGAACGAGCTGCTCACCGTCACGGCCACCGAGCCGGCGGGCACCGTGGCCGTCGGACCGTCCACTGTGGTCACCTGGCGGGACGGCGCCCGGCCGGGCACCGCCGAGCCCGCCGCGCCCCGGACCGCGACCGCGCTGGTCCGCTCCTCCGCCGTCACCGCGGCCGAGGAGTGGATCGACGCCGAGATCGTCGAGGACGAGGTCGTGGCCACGGCCGAAGAGCCCGTGGTTCCGCTCGCCGACCTGGTCGGCGCCGAGAGCGCCGCGCGCAAGCTCGGCGAGTGGTTCGACCTGGCCTTCCACCGCCCCGAGCTGCTGGCCCGCCTCGGCGCGCCCGCCCACCTCGGCGTCCTGCTGTCGGGCCCCGAAGGCGTCGGCAAGGCGACGCTCGTGCGGTCGGTGGCCCACGAAGCCGAGATCACGGTCATCCCGCTGGCCGCGCCGAACCTCGCGGTGCTGGACCCGAACGTCGCGGTCGCGCGCCTGCGCGAGGCCATCCGCGACGCCGAAGGCCCGTCGGTCCTCCTGCTCACCGACGTCGACGCGCTGCTGCCCGCGACAACTCCCCCGCCGGTCGCCACGGTCGTGCTGGAGGAGCTGAGGACCGCCCTCAAGCGGGAGCGCTTCGCCGTCGTGGCGACGACGGCCCGCGCCGAGTCGGCCGACCCGCGGCTGCGTGCCGCCGACCTGCTGGACCGCGAGCTCGGCCTGGCCCTCCCGGACGCGAAAACCCGCCGCGAGCTGCTGAACGTCCTGCTCCGCGACGTCCCGCTCGACGCAGGCATCGACTGCGGCGTGCTCGCCGAGCGGACGCCGGGGTTCGTCGCGGCGGACTTGATCGCGCTGCGCCGGGACGCCGCGCTGCGGGCGGCGCTGCGCCAGCGTGACGCCGACGAGCCGCGCATCTCGCAGCAGGACCTGCTCGACGCGCTGGCCACCGTCCGGCCGGTCTCGCTGTCCACTTCGGACAACCTGGCCACCGGCGGGCTCACCCTGGACGACGTCGGCAACATGGTCGACGTCAAGCAGTCCCTGACCGAAACCGTGCTCTGGCCGCTGCGGTACCCGGACTCGTTCGCCCGGCTCGGCGTCGAACCGCCGCGCGGGGTGCTGCTGTACGGGCCGCCCGGCGGCGGCAAGACGTTCCTCGTCCGGGCGCTGGCCGGCACCGGCGCGCTGAACGTCTTCGCGGTCAAGGGCGCCGAGCTGATGGACAAGTGGGTCGGCGAGTCCGAACGCGCGGTGCGCGAGCTGTTCCGCCGGGCCGCGGAGGCCGCGCCCGCGCTGATCTTCCTGGACGAGATCGACGCGCTGGCCCCGCGCCGCGGCCAGTCGTCCGACTCCGGTGTCGCCGACCGCGTGGTCGCGGCCCTGCTCACCGAGCTCGACGGCGTCGAGCCGATGCGCGAGGTGGTCGTGCTGGGTGCGACGAACCGGCCCGAGCTGGTCGACCCGGCGCTGCTGCGGCCCGGACGGCTCGAGCGCCGCGTCTACGTGCCACCGCCGGACGCCGAGGCCCGCGCGGCGATCCTCGCGGCCAGCTCGAAGAACACCCCGCTGGCCGACGACGTCGACCTCGAAGCGGTGGCGTCCACTCTGGACGGTTACTCGGCGGCCGACTGCGCGGCCCTGATCCGCGAAGCGGCGCTGACGGCCATGCGCGAGTCACTGGAAGCCCGCGAGGTCACCGCGGCGCACCTGGAGACGGCCCGGAAGACGGTCCGGCCGAGCCTCGACCCGGCCCAGCTGGCCGCGCTGGAGGCCTACGCGAAGACCCAGACCGGAGATTGA
- the pssA gene encoding CDP-diacylglycerol--serine O-phosphatidyltransferase has protein sequence MVRVTTPGVRLLPNAITVLALCAGLSAVQFALTKNYAMAIASIGIAAVLDSLDGRIARLLDATSKMGAELDSLSDGISFGVAPALVIYVWQTGADRIGWVASLIFAVCMILRLARFNTLLDDTEQPPYASEFFVGVPAPAGGLLGMLPLVAYLQWGEGWWSSQYVVWAWTVAIAALLISRIPTLSLKTVKAPPRAIAPLLLGVALLAAAIIQFPLVALLVAMVLYLAHIPYSVYRHRWLAAHPEAWTVPPSERRAIRRARSTRRLGLRRPLRRRVAGAAIRAVRLPRETVRTPRVTSENGNGQRRRSWRRIGLRRK, from the coding sequence ATGGTCCGCGTGACCACCCCGGGTGTCCGGCTGCTGCCGAACGCCATCACCGTGCTGGCGCTGTGCGCCGGCCTGTCGGCCGTGCAGTTCGCGCTGACGAAGAACTACGCGATGGCGATCGCCTCGATCGGCATCGCTGCGGTGCTCGACAGCCTGGACGGCCGGATCGCGCGGCTGCTGGACGCGACGTCGAAGATGGGCGCGGAGCTGGACTCCCTGTCCGACGGCATCTCCTTCGGCGTCGCGCCGGCGCTGGTGATCTACGTGTGGCAGACGGGCGCGGACCGGATCGGCTGGGTGGCGTCGCTGATCTTCGCCGTCTGCATGATCCTGCGGCTGGCCCGGTTCAACACGCTGCTCGACGACACCGAGCAGCCGCCGTACGCGAGCGAGTTCTTCGTCGGCGTCCCGGCGCCGGCGGGCGGCCTGCTGGGGATGCTGCCGCTGGTGGCGTACCTTCAGTGGGGCGAGGGCTGGTGGTCTTCGCAGTACGTCGTGTGGGCGTGGACGGTCGCCATCGCGGCCCTGCTGATCAGCCGCATCCCGACGCTGTCGCTGAAGACGGTGAAGGCGCCGCCGAGGGCGATCGCGCCCCTGCTGCTGGGTGTGGCGTTGCTGGCCGCGGCGATCATCCAGTTCCCGCTGGTCGCGCTGCTGGTGGCGATGGTCCTGTACCTGGCGCACATCCCGTATTCCGTCTACCGGCACCGCTGGCTGGCGGCCCACCCGGAGGCCTGGACGGTCCCGCCGAGCGAGCGCCGCGCGATCCGCCGGGCCCGCTCCACCCGCCGCCTCGGCCTGCGCCGCCCGCTGCGCCGCCGCGTCGCGGGAGCGGCGATCCGCGCGGTCCGCCTCCCCCGCGAGACGGTCCGTACCCCCCGCGTCACCTCCGAAAACGGCAACGGCCAGCGCCGCCGCTCCTGGCGCCGGATCGGCCTCCGCCGCAAGTAG